The following are encoded in a window of Methanobrevibacter ruminantium M1 genomic DNA:
- the porD gene encoding pyruvate synthase subunit PorD encodes MVSIGCAIYEPGSTRKNKTGSWRTFKPILDKDACVDCNNCLMFCPEGCVNKEHDIDYDYCKGCGICKVECPVQAIKMEIE; translated from the coding sequence ATGGTTTCTATTGGATGTGCAATTTATGAACCTGGAAGTACACGTAAGAACAAGACAGGGAGTTGGAGAACTTTTAAGCCAATCCTTGATAAAGACGCTTGTGTAGATTGCAATAACTGTCTCATGTTCTGTCCTGAAGGATGCGTAAACAAGGAGCATGACATTGATTACGATTATTGTAAAGGTTGCGGTATTTGTAAAGTAGAATGCCCAGTTCAAGCTATTAAAATGGAAATAGAATAG
- the porA gene encoding pyruvate synthase subunit PorA yields the protein MAKEIMTTNRAVAEAVKLAKPQVVPVYPITPQTTISEYLAQFVADGDLDAEYIRVESEHSAISATLGASEAGVRVFTATSSQGLMLMHEILFAAAGMRAPIVMADANRAISAPLNIWNDQQDSIAQRDAGWIQLYVENAQEAFDTVLQAYRIAEHEEVMLPVMVCLDGFILTHTVEPVDLLEQADVDTFLEPYVPKFAFLDPEKPMSLGNFADPEYYTEARHDMQVAMDKSMDVIKEVGAEFGEKFGRTYGLTEPYLCDDAEIILVCMGSMASTVRYVVDNLREKGEKVGLLKIRAYRPFPFEEIDEIVKNADKLAVLDKNFSFGIGGALFADLKAKCHKETYGFILGLGGRDVIPEYIEEAVELTKNPVKEVTWLGLKEDE from the coding sequence ATGGCAAAAGAAATTATGACAACAAATAGAGCAGTTGCAGAAGCTGTAAAGTTAGCAAAACCACAAGTTGTTCCTGTTTACCCTATTACTCCTCAAACTACAATATCCGAATACCTTGCACAGTTTGTTGCAGACGGCGATTTGGATGCTGAGTATATTAGAGTTGAATCTGAACACAGTGCGATTAGTGCTACTTTAGGAGCTTCCGAAGCGGGAGTAAGAGTATTCACCGCTACTTCATCTCAAGGATTAATGCTTATGCATGAGATATTGTTTGCAGCTGCAGGTATGAGAGCTCCAATAGTAATGGCAGATGCAAACAGGGCAATTTCTGCTCCATTAAACATTTGGAACGATCAACAAGACTCCATCGCACAAAGGGATGCAGGATGGATACAGCTTTATGTGGAAAATGCTCAAGAGGCATTCGACACTGTGCTTCAAGCATATAGAATTGCAGAGCATGAAGAGGTCATGCTTCCAGTAATGGTATGTTTAGACGGATTTATTTTAACACACACTGTCGAGCCAGTAGATTTATTGGAACAAGCTGATGTGGATACATTCCTCGAACCATACGTACCTAAGTTTGCATTTTTAGACCCTGAAAAACCAATGTCATTAGGTAACTTTGCAGACCCTGAATATTATACAGAAGCAAGACATGACATGCAAGTGGCTATGGACAAGTCCATGGATGTAATCAAGGAAGTAGGTGCGGAATTCGGTGAAAAATTCGGAAGGACCTACGGCTTGACTGAACCTTACCTTTGTGACGATGCAGAGATCATATTGGTCTGTATGGGTTCAATGGCAAGTACAGTAAGATATGTGGTAGATAATTTAAGAGAAAAAGGCGAAAAAGTAGGTCTCTTAAAAATAAGGGCTTACAGACCATTCCCATTCGAGGAAATTGACGAAATTGTCAAAAATGCTGATAAATTAGCTGTGCTTGACAAGAACTTCTCATTTGGTATTGGAGGAGCGCTTTTTGCAGACTTGAAAGCCAAATGCCACAAGGAAACCTATGGTTTCATTTTAGG
- a CDS encoding CPBP family intramembrane glutamic endopeptidase — MTTNDKVSDYISFPKTFESYRWYKPILVFIISFIITLILGALIVAVFYLIMGPDFIISIFKGGAESLNTSMNIFFTDLIIIAFIPSLYIASKIVKDRPFSSYSSSRGGWNFRLYFKALAIPVILYIIYLGAESLILGSEGTSHFSIAFLAVLLISVPLQCIAEEYIFRGIIMQTLGSWIGIPLIAIVIQAIIFTLGHGYDALGLLETLVLGIAYGFFAWKTNGIEISSALHTANNFSLGLFIMLGLEASNSSFQLYDKIGGIVYLIILCIIMYYVGKKTDWFGEIPEDSQNIGLLNF; from the coding sequence ATGACAACGAATGATAAAGTATCTGATTATATTAGCTTTCCTAAGACCTTTGAAAGCTATAGGTGGTACAAGCCGATACTTGTTTTTATAATAAGTTTTATAATAACTCTTATACTCGGAGCACTGATAGTGGCGGTTTTTTATCTGATAATGGGTCCTGATTTTATAATATCCATTTTCAAAGGGGGAGCTGAATCATTAAACACTTCAATGAACATATTCTTCACCGATCTGATTATTATTGCATTCATTCCTTCATTGTATATTGCATCAAAGATTGTTAAGGACAGGCCCTTTTCCTCCTATTCATCTTCACGAGGGGGATGGAACTTCAGACTCTACTTTAAGGCATTGGCAATTCCTGTAATATTGTATATAATATATTTGGGGGCAGAATCTCTCATTTTAGGATCAGAAGGCACATCTCATTTCTCAATAGCCTTTCTTGCTGTGCTTTTGATTTCCGTGCCTCTCCAATGTATTGCAGAGGAATATATATTTCGTGGGATTATCATGCAAACATTAGGGTCATGGATTGGGATACCTCTTATAGCCATAGTTATTCAAGCCATAATATTTACTTTGGGCCATGGATATGACGCCCTAGGACTCCTTGAAACATTGGTTTTAGGTATTGCCTATGGATTTTTTGCCTGGAAAACAAATGGGATAGAGATAAGTTCAGCCCTTCATACTGCGAATAATTTTTCTCTTGGCTTATTCATCATGCTTGGACTGGAAGCATCAAATTCCTCTTTCCAATTATATGATAAGATAGGAGGAATTGTCTATTTAATAATATTATGTATAATAATGTATTATGTTGGCAAGAAAACTGATTGGTTTGGTGAAATCCCAGAAGACTCTCAAAATATAGGATTATTAAATTTTTAA
- the porC gene encoding pyruvate synthase subunit PorC produces MIEIRFHGRGGQGAVTAAEILAKAAFKDGKYSQAFPFFGVERRGAPVMAFTRIDTEPINLRYQVYNPDHVIVLDDGLLNVVDVYSGLKENGEVIINTHEKVESESHKVFDVDATGIALEILGVNIVNTIILGYFAKKTGEVSINSLIEVIKETFPGPIGEKNAVAAQKAYDMA; encoded by the coding sequence ATGATTGAAATTCGCTTTCACGGACGTGGAGGACAAGGTGCTGTAACTGCAGCAGAAATTTTGGCTAAAGCAGCATTTAAAGATGGTAAATACTCTCAAGCGTTCCCATTCTTCGGTGTAGAAAGAAGGGGAGCTCCTGTTATGGCATTTACCAGAATCGATACAGAGCCTATCAACCTAAGATATCAGGTATACAATCCTGACCATGTGATAGTTCTTGACGACGGTCTCTTAAATGTTGTGGACGTCTATTCCGGATTAAAAGAAAATGGTGAAGTAATTATAAACACTCATGAAAAAGTCGAATCTGAAAGTCACAAGGTATTTGATGTTGATGCTACAGGCATCGCATTGGAAATTTTAGGTGTAAACATCGTTAACACCATTATTTTAGGATACTTTGCTAAAAAGACTGGTGAAGTAAGTATTAATTCACTTATTGAAGTAATAAAGGAAACTTTCCCAGGTCCAATTGGAGAGAAAAACGCAGTGGCAGCTCAAAAGGCTTATGATATGGCTTAG